A region of the Vigna unguiculata cultivar IT97K-499-35 chromosome 9, ASM411807v1, whole genome shotgun sequence genome:
GGGCGAATGGGGAATGGATGCCATACTCCCCTTCTCAAGCTGTGGTACCGGACTGTAGGGCACATCGTTCTGCTGAGGCTGTTGGATTGAAGGATTATGGTCACCTGGATGCCAGCAGAATCTTTCATGCTGCTCGACTGGTTGCAATCCTTGAAGCATATGCTTTATACGACCCTGAAATCGGATACTGCCAGGGTATGAGTGATTTGCTATCTCCTATAGTTAGTGTTATACCAGAAGATCACGAGGCTTTCTGGTGTTTTGTTGGATTCATGAGGAAGGCTCGGCAAAATTTCAGGCTTGATGAGGTGGGTATTCGGAGGCAACTTGATATAGTTGCAAAAATTATCAAGTTCAAGGATGGCCACCTGTTTAGGCATTTGCAGAAGCTGCAGGCCGAGGATTGCTTTTTTGTGTATAGGATGGTGGTGGTATTGTTTAGAAGGGAGTTGACATTTGAGCAGACTCTTTGCCTTTGGGAAGTAATGTGGGCAGATCAAGCAGCAATCCGAGCAGGTATTGGGAAATCTGCATGGAGCAGAATCAGGCAGCGAGCTCCACCAACAGACGATTTATTGCTTTACGCAATAGCAGCATCAGTTCTTCAAAGGAGAAAGTTGATCATTGAGAAGTACAGCAGCATGGACGAGATCATTAAGGAATGCAATGGCATGGCTGGACACCTTGATGTTTGGAAGCTGCTTGATGACGCCCATAACTTGGTTGTCACCCTTCAtgacaaaatgaaaatagagaCATCATTACGATGAGTGCAGGTGATACTGGaacaaaccaaaccaaaccaaaccattTCATGATGTGGTAAAAAAATCTTTAGTTTCAAGCTGCCAGATTTCTCCACGCCATCTAAGGGTGCTGCAAATGTTGATTTATTATTACTGAACTAAGTCTGCTGCATGCTGAAACTTGCCATGATTAATTACCAGGTTCTGGTTTGGACAATGTTGGCTAATGTGGGGATTGAGGTTGGCTTGATTTAGATGGCATCTCCGCATGCTGAAACTTGCCGCTGCGTATTTACGAGCTCTGCTTTCCTCAATTGCCTTAATGTGGGCATTGAATTTGGCTAGATTTAGAGagcatcttttttttttttacctcacTTCTTTTTCACGCTGGCCCcacccttttcttttctttttcaattctgaTTCTGATTTGGGACACGTCTGGGAGTACCTTTGCGAAAAGCAGGAGTGGTTGGTGCCTGTAACCGATTGAAGAGGCCGAGATATTGTCGACAATTATGAATATTGGCCTTTTTGATTCTTTTAGCCGCTGATCAGTTGCGTATAATCGTAAGTTTGAGGTATGTGTCTTGGATGGAATTGGGTAATATTTAGGGGTGCTGGTTAAGCCCTGTATGCTTAATGGCGTGTAAATTGACCACTCAGCTTTTACTCAACAGGCCTAACACTTCCACTTACTTGTCAGGTCCATCCATCGCTTtgctctctctttctttctctctctctctctctctctctctctctctctcaatctTACTTTCTTCTACAGATATGATGTATGTAAACGcattaaaactaaataatgCATAAAATTAGATGCTAATAATCGTaagaaaatacaataattaaacaaatgagCGTACTTTAGTATAATTATATAGATTTATTTAGTTCCATACTTCATTTTGTATAATCTATTTATTGCTGGTGAAGGTTTGATGGACAGTATAATCTATTTTATCCATACTTCAGTGTCAGtttcatatttcttatttttctggCTGAAATATAAAAATCGAATAAGAAAAAGAGGGTTAGTTTGTGGAATTTGTTTTGGACTCCTATATGGAGGGTTAAAAATAAAAGCTAATCTATTAAGTCATTATATCATGAAGTTCGACAGTTAGTTCTTAAGATTCAACATATCTAAGGAATGGGGAATCTTTTTGATTCTATACCAATTCTAATATACATGAAGGATAGTATTGAGCCAACTATCATTTCTTAAGAATCGCTGTCATAGCTTGAGGACGAATTACATGAATATGTT
Encoded here:
- the LOC114162581 gene encoding GTPase-activating protein gyp7-like isoform X2, whose product is MLRSAVHLRLKKGRLKSPWSRRKRKHVLSPRQWKSLFTQDGRIRDGGIKFLKRVRSGGVDPSIRAEVWPFLLGVYDLDSTKEERDAIRTQNRKEYEKFRRQCRQLLKHNNGSFKLNEIGEISYEGDGGSLLQDYGSPSSEDATSARESLSSEEHSPDAEYSDDPSSALLEGDDVPNVSNTDNSALDTDSTDSDSSEGPEIIQTFPSDDGQEDNNSKTPKDNSSPSVMQAPSKLWTNEDFATWQRIIRLDAVRANGEWMPYSPSQAVVPDCRAHRSAEAVGLKDYGHLDASRIFHAARLVAILEAYALYDPEIGYCQGMSDLLSPIVSVIPEDHEAFWCFVGFMRKARQNFRLDEVGIRRQLDIVAKIIKFKDGHLFRHLQKLQAEDCFFVYRMVVVLFRRELTFEQTLCLWEVMWADQAAIRAGIGKSAWSRIRQRAPPTDDLLLYAIAASVLQRRKLIIEKYSSMDEIIKECNGMAGHLDVWKLLDDAHNLVVTLHDKMKIETSLR